The Fontisubflavum oceani genomic interval GGCATCTTTGATCAGACCGAAGAGCGCATCGAGACCGTCTTCCTCTTCGAACAGGTCGAACACGGTTTGCGAGACGCGCTTCATGCGGTCCGCGTCATAATCGGCGAAGACGGGCAAGTGATTGACGAGCTCTTCCATCGTCAGAAGCTCTGAGGTGCGGATATTCTCATCAGAGACCGAAACGGCCACCATCACGGCCACCAGCGCATCCTGTGCGGAAAGGGCGGTTTCTTCGGTCATCGGTGGTCTCCTGCTCGGGCACGTATCTTTAGTTGGAATTTATTGACCCTCGGGGCGCGGGGCAATAGGTGCAGGGCGCGCGCGGCAAGGTGGCGCGCCCCAATGAATGGATGAGAGACAATGACCAATCTGCGCGACACCGCGATGACTTCCAAGGCCTGGCCCTTTGAAGAGGCGCGCCGCCTGGTCAAACGCTACGAAAAAGCACCGCCCGAGAAGGGGTATGTGCTGTTCGAGACCGGTTATGGCCCGTCTGGCCTGCCGCATATCGGGACCTTTGGTGAGGTGGCGCGCACGACGATGGTGCGCCGCGCCTTCGAGGTGATCAGCGACATCCCAACCCGGCTGATCTGCTTCTCCGACGATATGGATGGTTTGCGCAAAGTTCCCACGAATGTGCCGAACCAGGAGCAGATGGCCGAGGATTTGCACCTGCCGCTGACCAAAGTGCGCGATCCGTTTGGCACCCATGACAGCTTCGGCGCCCATAACAACGCGCGTCTGAATGCGTTTTTGGACAGTTATGGCTTCGAGTATGAGTTCATCTCCTCAACCGACTATTACCGTGACGGGCATTTCGACGAGATGCTGCTGACGGCTTTGGAGCGGTTCGACAAGATCCTCGACATCATGCTGCCGACCCTGGGCGAGGAACGGCGCGCGACCTACTCGCCGTTCCTGCCGGTGAGCCCGAAAACGGGCCATGTGCTTCAAGTGCTGACGCTGGAGCGCAATGTGGCCAAAGGCACCATTGTGTATGAAGAGCCGGATGGTGAGCGAGTCGAAGTGCCGGTGACCGGCGGGCATGTGAAAATGCAGTGGAAGCCTGATTGGGCGATGCGGTGGGCGGCTTTGGGCGTCGATTATGAGATGTCGGGCAAAGACTTGATCGACTCCGTCACCCAAGCCACGAAAATCTGCCGCGCGCTTGGACGTCCTGCGCCAGAGACGCTGACCTATGAGCTGTTCAATGATGAGCAGGGGCAGAAGATTTCGAAGTCGAAAGGCAACGGTCTGTCGATGGAGGAGTGGCTGACCTATGCCGCGCCGGAAAGCCTGCAATACTTCATGTATCAGAAGCCGAAAAGCGCCAAGCGGCTCTATTTCGACGTGATCCCGAAAGCGGTGGATGAGTATCATCAGCAACTCCGCGCATACGGGACACAGGATGCGGCACAACGGATGAACAACCCGGTGTTCCATATCCATGGGCATAATGTGCCGGCGTCGAATATGGTCGTGAGCTTCGCGATGTTGTTGAACCTCGCTTCGGTGGCCAGCGCAGAGGATAAAGAGGCGCTCTGGGGCTTCATTCGCCGTTATGCGCCCGATGCGACGCCCGAGAGCCACCCGGATCTGGATCAGGCCGCCGGATTTGCCGTGCGCTACTACAATGACTTCGTGAAACCTCACAAAGTGTTCCGTGAGGCCGATGAAAAAGAGGCCGCAGCGATGCGCGATCTGGCAGATCGGCTGCGCGCTTATGACGGGCCGGTGGAGGATGAGGCGTTGCAAACCATCGTCTTCGCGGTGGGCAAAGAGCATGCGTTTGAGCCGCTCCGTGATTGGTTCAAGCGCTTTACGAAGTGCTTTTGGGTGCGTCGCAAGGCCCGCGTTTTGGCGGGTTCGTGGCGCTTTATGGGGTCGCGGAGACTGTGCAACTGATCGAAGATGGGCTGGCAGGCAAGCTGGCTGCTTGAACCGCTCGCGTTGACGGGCGCTGTCCGGGCTCTACCGTTTTGTCGGACATGACGGCGGAGGACATGGGCCATGCGGCGCATCTATTTGGCGATTTTGATGATCTGTGCGGGCGCGGTGGCGGCCGCACAAGAGGTTCTGGCACCCAACCCGGCGATTGAACGCACGATCCAGAACCAGTTTGAGGCCTTCCTGGCCGATGACGTGGACGACGCGTGGACCTATGCCAGCCCAAACATCCAGCGCCTGTTTCAGACGCCCGAGCGATTTGGGCAGATGGTCGAAGAGGGCTATCCAATGGTCTGGCGACCTGGGCAGATCGACTATCTGGATTTGCAGACACTTGGCGGGCTCATCGTGCAGCGGGTGCAGATCATTGATGGCCAAGGGGTAGCCCATGTGTTGGGGTATCAGATGATCGAAACCGAGGCCGGATGGCAGATCAACGGTGTCCGCATTCTGCGCGCGCCCCAAGTTGGTGCCTGAAATCATCTCGGTATGACAATATGATCTGAGCTTCTGCGGGGTGGGGTAGGGTTCGTCAGTTAGATGTTGATAGTTGAGGCTCGGTTGAGCCAGCGACATGGTGCGAGATGACCAACTCATCCGCGGCCATCAACTGAGCCGGGGGGCGATCGATTCTGATTGCTGGGGGTTGTGTGACGGGACGGTCCGGCTATCTTCCGCGTCTTAAGAGAGCAGAGCCCCGGATCGGAGGTGTGTGATTTCCGATCTTCTACAAGAAAATGTCCAAGACTATCCACGACCACCCGCTTTAGAGGCGGTGACGCAGGTTTTGAGGGTGGTGCTTGGCGGGATGACCATTGCCGAAACCCGCGCCGGTTTTCGGGTGCTCGAAACCCATCACGCGCCGACTTACTATTTCCCGCCACAAGATGTCGCCGCTGGCGTTCTGACCGCGGCGCAGGGCACCAGCTATTGCGAATGGAAGGGGGCCGCGCGGTATTGGAGTGTGTCGGCAGGCGGCGTGCGACGCCAACGTGCGGCATGGAGCTATGCCCGACCGAGCGAAGATTTTGCGCCATTGGCGGGATATCTGGCGTTCTATGCCGAACCAATGGAGGCCTGTTATGTGGGGCGGCATAAAGTGTTGCCGCAGCCTGGCAGTTTTTACGGCGGTTGGGTTACCGAAAATCTGCGCGGGGAGATCAAAGGCGCACCGGGGACCGAGCGCTGGTAACGGGTCATGGCCGGCGATAGGTGGCGCGTTTTTCCCAGCTGACAGGGTCCATCAGAACCCAAACGCCATCGGATACGGTGTACCCATAGGTGATGGAGGGTTCCCCCTGCATCTGAAATGTGATCTGCGCCCCATCCGTCACCAACTGGGCAAGTCGCTCTCGGGTCCAGAGTTGGGTGCCGCCGTTGCGCAGGGCCCAGATGCCCGTCAACGCTGGCCCACCATCACCGAGTCTGAGCTGGTACCGTCCATCGCTTGAGAATAGCCAGTCTTCGCGTGCATCGCGCGCCGTCCAATGACCTTCGACACTTTTGCCACTCCCGCTTTGTCGGACATAGTCGGACCCGTCCCAGGTCATCACGGTGGCATCTTCGGAAAATGTGAGCGCTGCGGGGGGCGTGGCGACGTGATAGCTGCCATCTGGCAGAATCTCATAGGTGAAGGCTTCGCCGGGAACGATCCAAATGCCTGGTAGGTTGGGGTCAATCTCGTTCATCTATTCACCATGGCTTCGGCCGGGGGATAGGCCTAGCGGGCGAGATCAGCAGTGGTGAGGTGGAACGCTTTGCCGAAGCCGCCATTGAGAAAGCTACACGTGATTTGAAGTCGAACCAGTCGGAAATCTGTAAAATTGTAATAGACTTGTGCTTTTGGGTAATGTGCAAGGTAATGTGCGCGCAGGCCATCTTTGTCGGCACGCTCTGCCCGACACTGCAAGGTCAGCCGTGGGTAGGTCAAAGGATCGCCTTTCGCACCGGGCTCACCCAACAAGAGGGAGCAGGCTGGGTTCGCGGCCAAGGCGGCACTATGGCTTGAAAGGTCCGATATCAGGGTGAGCGGCGTGCCATCCTCATCGGGCACCACGGCGATCCGGCTCACCATCGGCGCCCCATTTTTGGGGTCTAACACGCCCAAAGTCCCAAACCGTGCGTCATCGATCAGCTTTCGCGCCAGCGCACGGGCTTCATCATCGGTGTCTCGTATGACGGAGGTTTGACGTGTCATGAGCTAGGACTACCACGCGGATGCGCTTGGCTCCAGCCCGCCCTTGCGCGCCTTGGCCATGCGCCCTAACCACAGGTTGGCAGCAAAGGGGCCTGACATGGACAGAGATCAACTCAATGTGGCGGTGCGTGATGCACTGGCCGAGCGCGCTGAGCCCGTCAGCCGATTGGAGGCTATTTCTGTGCGCCGTTTCGTCCGGCCCAAGGCCCGCTCTCCGACCGGGTGATCAAGACCTATCGTGGGGGGCGAGACCCGGAAGTTCTGTCGCTTTTGGCCGAACGCCACGGTGCTTATGCCGCGTGTCTCCGCGATGCGGGGGTGAACCTGCCCGAGACGCAGTTTCTGGTGCTCGAAGAGATCGGGTTTCGCCGACCTGTGATCGTGCAACAGGCGCTGCCGCCGGAAAAGATGCTGCGCGACATGTTACTAGCGGCCGATCTTGACCGCGCGATTGCCCTCCTCGATCAGGCCGCGATCAGTATCGCGGCATTCTGGCAGGCCGTGGCCGACCGACCGGAGCGGATCGGCTATCACCCCTCGATCCGCAATTTCGCCATGGGGGCCGACGGGCCGATCTTCTTTGATACCTTCCCGCCGCTCATCGGCTATAGCCGGGCGGAGATGGGCAAGCTGCTGCTCCGCTTCTCGGAATCTGCCCTGATCCGAGGTATCGGCCCAGTCTTGCCCGAACGCATTCGGGCGATCCAAGATGAGTGGTATTCACCGGCTGGCACGATTGTCGGCCTGATCGGCAGCGCCGTGCGGCTGCGCCCCGAGGATGAGGTGGCGCTGTTGGCGTGGGGGCGCGGCTTTGCCGAGACCCATCTGAGCGGGGCGATGAAAGACGAGGTTCTGGCCGAGCTCGACGCACCACCGCGCTTGCCCGCGATTTGGACAACAACACGCCGGATATTGGGGCTTGAGGGCAAACCCAATGTCTGAGCCGCCGCGGATGAAGGTGGTGCTGGTGACGCCCGAGATTCCAGGCAATACCGGGACGATTGGGCGGACGTGCGTGGCTTTGGATTTGGAGTTGATCCTGATTAAGCCCTATGGCTTCGACATTTCCGCAAAGTCAGTGCGCCGGGCGGGTTTGGACTATTGGCAGCACGTGCGGTTGAGCGAATACGACAGCTGGCCGGATTTCCTGAGGGCGCGCATGCCGGATCGTGAGCAGCTGTTTTTCTTCGAAGATGATGGCGCGCAATCGGTCTTTGCGCCGGATTATCCTTCCGATGCCTATCTTGTCTTCGGTCGCGAGACCAAAGGGTTGCAAGGGGAGATACTCGATGGGATGGCGGACCGCGTCTTCCATCTGCCGATGCGAAGCCCATATATCCGGTCGCTGAACCTGGCCAATGCGGCGACAGCCGTTGTTTATCAGGCGATGCGGTCGCATCTGCTCTGATCCGGGTCACGACATTGCTACAACATGACCTGACATCGGGCCCGGTATTGCCTCGGTACGACCATATTTTTTGGAACGTCATATGAACCGACACCATACGAGGGGTGACGACTATGAGTAACAGGTTCAATGCGGATTTCTGGCGGAGCGAAAGTGGCGCTGTAACCGTCGACTGGGTCGTATTGACCGCCGGCGCTGTTGGCCTTGCTATGGCGACTTTGGCGGTCGTCTCTGGCGGCGTTGAAGACCTAACAGGCGAAACTCAGCTTGCATTGGCGGAGATTGATCCTAGTGAACCGCTCTTTGGCAGTTTTGACGTTGGCGGCTGGGGTAACAACCCATTGTTAAACACCTCCGGCGTGACGGCTCAAGGATATGCAAACTGGACTGGCGGGTATTCAGATGATCAGTTAGTCGAGGTCTATAATGCATACCACGCCGGCGCTCACCCGACGATGCTCGACCCTGGCGACCGCGTTGACTCAATCGGGGCGCTTGAAGCAGAGATGAATGGGCGTGACATCGACATTCCCGCCGGGAACCCAAGTTATGACGATCTCTATGCGGGCTATACTGGCTAACTCCGAACGATTGATGGCATGACAGAAGGCCGCGCCCATGCGCGGCTTTTTTCTTTGCGCCGAGCTTGAGCCGGGCGCTACGATTGCGGCAGAAAGGACAGCCACATGCCATCCATCGCCAAGGGTGCGGCCCTACAAACCGTGATCACCACTTTTGAAACCACGCCCGGCAATTGCCGCGATTTGATTGAGGCGCTAACCGAAGCTTATGACGTGTTCATCTCACACCAGCCTGGGTTCATTGCGGCTGGTCTGCATGTGAATGATGCCCAGACCCGCGTCGCGAATTACTCTCAGTGGCAGCGCCGCGAAGACTTTCAAGCGATGCTCCGAAGCGACGAGATGGTCCGCCGCAACCGCGAGATCACCCAGATGTGCCGGAGTTTCGAGCCGGTGATGTACGATGTTGAAGCGGTGTTTGACAGTTAGGGAGCCTAGGCGTGGCCGAGATCGAGCAAGAGATACGGGCGCTCCGCGATGAAGTGGCGCTGCTGAATTCGCATCGTTTCATACGGCTGCATAACTCGGTGTTTCGAGTGCTGTTGTTCAATCTGGCGCGTGGCCTCGCTTTCGGGTTGGGCACGGTGCTGGGCGCATCGCTGCTGTTGTCGGTTCTGGTCTGGTCGCTCAGCCAGATCGAGTTTTTGCCGATCATCGGTGAGTGGGCCGCCGAGATTGCGCGGCAGATGGAGGCGCAACGCTAGCTGCCGATAGGCTTTTGCTATCGCGGTTTGCCTGGCGACAGCCCGCGCCTATGTCTCAGTCACACAGTCAAGGAGACATCTCAATGCAATGCCCCATCGACGGAACCCAATTGGTTATGGCCGACCGCCAAGGGGTGGAGATCGACTATTGCCCGCAATGTCGGGGTGTGTGGCTCGACCGGGGTGAATTGGACAAGATTATCGAGCGCTCGACCCCATCCGCGCCGCCTCAGCCGCAGCGTGGCGGGCGCGATGACTATGACCAAGGGCGGGATCGGTCGTCGAGCTATCACAAAAAGAAACGGCGCGGGTCGTTCCTGGACGATATCTTCGATTTCTGAGGTTTAGCGCCGCGTCGGGCAGATCACGACCTGCTGTTCCGTGCAGCTTGTGTCGGTGCAGCTGACGCTTTCGACCACCATGCCGCGGCGGAGACGTATTTCGCCGCCTCTTGGCACAATGCGGGTCTCGCAGGTCTGTCTATTCCGGTTGCCCGTGCCAATACTGAGCGTGACAGGCCCGTTTGAGACACCGAGGCCGAAGCCAACCGATTGCGCGACGGCCGGACCGGTGAAGGCCAATTGGCCGAGAGTGCAAAGAACTGAAATCGTGCGGCGCATGAGCGACCTCCGTGATATATGTGTCAGGAGGAGGTCGGATCACCGGCTGGTCTGGTTCAATAACTAGGCCGTCGGCACGATTACACAGGCTCGAAACACCGCCACTTCGGGTGCAGCGCCGTCCAGGTCGAAGCGCGCGCCGACAGGCGCGATGAAAGCCGTGGCCGTTTCATTCTCGGCCAACCCGTTCAGAACATTCCCAAAGCCGCGGTCCGTCACGGTTAGCGCGTGGCGATCATCCGAGAGTTGGTGGTTTCCGGTGGTGATTGTGTTGGGGCTGGCACCCTCGAAGCGGATGCCAAAGACGGGGCCGTCTGGCCAAGGCTGCTCAAGCGTTAGAGTGATGGTGTATTCGGGCAGAGTTGGGTCATAAGTCAGGCGGATATCCAGCCCAGGTTCCGAATGGGTGAGCGTGCAGAGAGGGCCTTCGACACCGGCCTCCCAAGCCTGCACCGGGAGCGCTGTCAGCATGAGAAAGGCAAGCGCACGCAAACCGGTCAGCCCCGCCGGGTCGACGCGATCGCCGTGATCTCGGTCGTCTGCGGCGGGTTGGCGAAGGTGGGGCCAACGGCGGCGCGATAGGCGGCAAAGGACGGGCTGTCGAGGAAGGCCTGTTTCGTGGCGTCATCGGGGAATTCAAGCACGCCGATGAATTGCGTCGGCTCATCGGTCTCGAAGCAGGAATAGTGAAGGCCGGTGATGTTTTCGGCGGTCAAACCAGCGACGAGCGCTTGCATGGCGTCGACCTGACGGGTGTGATCCTCGGCAGAGGCGAGCGTGTAGCGGACGAGGAAGGACATGGGAATTGCTCCTTCTGAATATGGGGGCATTGGACCCGGAGCGCCCCCTTTAGTCAACGCAGGGCGCGGTGTGTGGGTGTGAAGGGCGCTTGCCTTGAAGGGCGTGGCGGCGCAGGGTCGGGCGATGACACGCGACGAATTCAACAGCTTTTGTGGCAGGATGAAAGCGACCTCCCATGTGGTGCAATGGGGCAATGTGGATGTGTGGAAAGTGGGGCCGAAGGTCTTTGCCATCTGCGGCTGGAGTGATGGCAAGGACGCCTTCACCTTCAAGGTGGGCGAGATTGCCTTCGAGGTGCTAGGCGGGGAGCCGGGCATCCGCCCCGCGCCTTATCTGGCGTCACGCGGCATGACATGGCTTCAAGTCTATGAAGCGAGCGCGATGAGCGATGCGATGCTCAAGGAGCATATCGAGGAGAGCTATCGGCTGGTTGTGGCGGGGATGACGAAGAAGATGCGGGAGGAGTTAGGAATGTTGTGTGGCACCTAACTCTTGTTCACCGTTACAAGCTCCAAGATATTGACCCGTCGTTGCGAGTAGTAAGAACGCTACGCTTCGTTCCCTTGAATAGAATTCCGCTGGTGTGGCGGGAGTACCTAGCGGTCATATTCTCTTGTGTACTGTGCCTTACTTCGTAGTCGGACATTACCACGCACGAAGGCGACGCCAACTTCATAACCTCATCGTGGTATCCGCTTTCTCGACCGTGGTGGCTTGCGATGAATATGTCGGTTCCGATCAACGCCTGCGCAATTTTTGATTTTTCTAACAAGCGTTGCCACCCTGAAGCCTCGATATCTCCACTTATTACAATTTTCGTTCCATTCACACTAAGGACTGTTACTAAGCTTAAGTTGTTTGTATCTTGTGCGTCTACCGGGAATGAATTGTAGAACAATTCGTAGCTTACGCCCGGGATCGGTGGGTACTTGGCTGGATCAGCCGGGTTTGTATACTCTTTGATGAGCTCGCACATTGTAGCCATGGCATTCGACAAAGGGTCGCCCTTCGCGGTTTTTAGCCCGATTAACTCATCAGAATTCAAGGATTTATTTCTTGCCAGTCGTTTGATTCTTGCGTTGGCTCGAAGCTAAGGCAGGCCAGTCAAATGATCCTGGTCGTAGTTTGTGACAAAGAGTAAATCGACTTCCCCTCCACCCTCGAGGTTGGCGACGCTTAGTGGTGCCTTTCCTTCGGTTGCGCCACAGTCCCACATCCACAACTGGTTAGCGCGCGATAAGGTGACTAGCTGTCCGTGCGCGACGTCATGAACGGTGAATTTTGTGCTCACTTTGAGTTCGCCTTTCTAATTCGCTTAACAATGAACTGCTCTTGCTTTCGCCAAGATATCGAAAACAGGATCAACAATAACAACGATAGGGTAGTCACCTGGTACCAAGGCATCGAAAATCGGTCAACCTCGCTAAAAACCAAGAAAACAATACAGAAAGCCAGTATTGCAGCGCAAATAGTTCTATACATATTCGCTATTTCTACTAGGCGGTCGATTTTCTCATCTAGCGCTGACGCGGAAACGAATTCTTCATATGTGTTTGAGCGTACAATAATGCTCACCGCTAAGTACAGAGGTTCCAACAGAATTGACCCCAATCTTGAGAGAATGAGACCATAGCCAAAGAATAGAACTAGCGCGACAAGTTGATGATCCGTAGTTAAACCCAGGCTGGTTGTTTCGCTCACAACAAAGGCAAAAAGCGTTCCGGGAACTAGTGCATTAAGAATGTCATAAACAGTCAGCTTATCTAGCATTTTCGTCTACCGTTTCTTCCTCCGCCTCACATTCCCACCCCGTTGCCCCGGCCGTCCCGCCGTAGACCGCCCCTCGGCCTTTGCCGCGCCCTCAACCGCCGCCTCCACCGCCGTTTGCCGGGCCAGCGGGTCGTCGGACACCACCAGATCCACCGTTTCCAGTCGTTTGATCTCGTCCCTCAGCCGGGCGGCCTCTTCAAATTCCAGGTTCTCCGCCGCTTTCCGCATATCGGTGCGCAGCCCGTTCAGCACCGCCTCCAGGTTTGCGCCGTGGAGTGGTTTCTCCACCTTCGCGGTCACCCGGTTCATGTCCACATCGCCCTTGTAGAGCCCGGCCAGAATATCCTCGACATTCTTCTTCACCGTCTCGGGCGTAATCCCGTGTTCCTCGTTATAGGCAATCTGTTTCGCGCGCCGCCGGTCGGTCTCGCGCATGGCGCGCTCCATCGAGCCGGTGATCCGGTCGGCATACATGATCACCCGGCCTTCGGCATTCCGTGCGGCGCGGCCGATGGTCTGCACCAGCGAGGTTTCCGAGCGCAGGAAGCCCTCCTTATCTGCATCCAGGATCGCCACCAGCCCGCATTCCGGGATGTCGAGCCCTTCGCGCAGCAGGTTGATCCCGATCAGCACGTCGAAGGCGCCAAGCCGCAGGTCGCGCAGGATCTCGATCCGTTCCAGCGTGTCGATATCGGAATGCATATAGCGGACCTTGATGCCCTGCTCATGCATGTATTCGGTCAGATCCTCAGCCATACGTTTGGTGAGCGTGGTCACCAGCGTGCGGAATCCGTCGGCGGTGACGCGGCGGACCTCGTCGAGCAGATCGTCGACCTGCATCTCCACCGGTCGGATCTCCACCTTCGGATCGAGCAGGCCGGTGGGGCGGATCACCTGTTCGGTGAAGACGCCGCCCGATTGCTCCAACTCCCAGGCTTGCGGGGTGGCGCTGACGAAGATCGACTGCGGTCGCATCGCATCCCATTCCTCGAACTTTAGCGGGCGGTTGTCCATGCAAGAGGGGAGGCGGAACCCGTGCTCCGCCAGGGTGAACTTGCGTCGGTAGTCGCCCCGATACATGCCGCCGATCTGCGGCACGGAAACATGGCTTTCATCCGCGAAGACAATCGCGTTGTCGGGGATGTATTCGAAAAGCGTGGGGGCGGCTCACCCGGGGCGCGGCCCGTCAGATAACGGGAATAGTTCTCGATCCCGTTGCAAACGCCGGTGGCTTCCAACATCTCCAGGTCGAAATTTGTACGTTGCTCAAGACGTTGCGCTTCCAGAAGCTTGCCCTCACCGATCAGTTGATCGAGGCGGATCTGCAGTTCGGCTTTGATGCCCTTGATCGCCTGCTGCATCGTGGGGCGCGGTGTCACGTAATGCGAGTTGGCGTAGACCCGAACTTTCTCGAACGTGTCGGTTTTCTCGCCCGTGAGCGGGTCGAATTCGGTGATGCTTTCCAGCTCTTCACCGAAGAACGAGAGCTTCCAGGCGCGGTCGTCCAAGTGCGCCGGCCAGATCTCCAGGCTGTCGCCGCGGACGCGGAAGCTGCCGCGCTGGAACGCCTGATCGTTGCGGCGGTATTGCTGGGCGATCAGATCGGCCATGACCTTGCGTTGATCATACTCTTTCCCGGAAATCAGATCCTGGGTCATCGCGCCATAGGTTTCCACCGAGCCGATGCCGTAGATGCAGGAGACCGAGGCGACGATGATCACGTCATCGCGTT includes:
- a CDS encoding tellurite resistance TerB family protein, with amino-acid sequence MTEETALSAQDALVAVMVAVSVSDENIRTSELLTMEELVNHLPVFADYDADRMKRVSQTVFDLFEEEDGLDALFGLIKDALPEKLFETAYALGCDVAAADGKLRQTELQFLMEIRYQLDIDRLHAAAIERGARARHMTL
- a CDS encoding DUF4864 domain-containing protein yields the protein MRRIYLAILMICAGAVAAAQEVLAPNPAIERTIQNQFEAFLADDVDDAWTYASPNIQRLFQTPERFGQMVEEGYPMVWRPGQIDYLDLQTLGGLIVQRVQIIDGQGVAHVLGYQMIETEAGWQINGVRILRAPQVGA
- a CDS encoding DUF427 domain-containing protein, with the protein product MISDLLQENVQDYPRPPALEAVTQVLRVVLGGMTIAETRAGFRVLETHHAPTYYFPPQDVAAGVLTAAQGTSYCEWKGAARYWSVSAGGVRRQRAAWSYARPSEDFAPLAGYLAFYAEPMEACYVGRHKVLPQPGSFYGGWVTENLRGEIKGAPGTERW
- a CDS encoding HugZ family pyridoxamine 5'-phosphate oxidase; translated protein: MTRQTSVIRDTDDEARALARKLIDDARFGTLGVLDPKNGAPMVSRIAVVPDEDGTPLTLISDLSSHSAALAANPACSLLLGEPGAKGDPLTYPRLTLQCRAERADKDGLRAHYLAHYPKAQVYYNFTDFRLVRLQITCSFLNGGFGKAFHLTTADLAR
- a CDS encoding DUF6206 family protein, which produces MIKTYRGGRDPEVLSLLAERHGAYAACLRDAGVNLPETQFLVLEEIGFRRPVIVQQALPPEKMLRDMLLAADLDRAIALLDQAAISIAAFWQAVADRPERIGYHPSIRNFAMGADGPIFFDTFPPLIGYSRAEMGKLLLRFSESALIRGIGPVLPERIRAIQDEWYSPAGTIVGLIGSAVRLRPEDEVALLAWGRGFAETHLSGAMKDEVLAELDAPPRLPAIWTTTRRILGLEGKPNV
- a CDS encoding tRNA (cytidine(34)-2'-O)-methyltransferase; amino-acid sequence: MSEPPRMKVVLVTPEIPGNTGTIGRTCVALDLELILIKPYGFDISAKSVRRAGLDYWQHVRLSEYDSWPDFLRARMPDREQLFFFEDDGAQSVFAPDYPSDAYLVFGRETKGLQGEILDGMADRVFHLPMRSPYIRSLNLANAATAVVYQAMRSHLL
- a CDS encoding antibiotic biosynthesis monooxygenase family protein, with amino-acid sequence MPSIAKGAALQTVITTFETTPGNCRDLIEALTEAYDVFISHQPGFIAAGLHVNDAQTRVANYSQWQRREDFQAMLRSDEMVRRNREITQMCRSFEPVMYDVEAVFDS
- a CDS encoding DUF5665 domain-containing protein, translated to MAEIEQEIRALRDEVALLNSHRFIRLHNSVFRVLLFNLARGLAFGLGTVLGASLLLSVLVWSLSQIEFLPIIGEWAAEIARQMEAQR
- a CDS encoding TFIIB-type zinc ribbon-containing protein is translated as MQCPIDGTQLVMADRQGVEIDYCPQCRGVWLDRGELDKIIERSTPSAPPQPQRGGRDDYDQGRDRSSSYHKKKRRGSFLDDIFDF
- a CDS encoding MmcQ/YjbR family DNA-binding protein, coding for MTRDEFNSFCGRMKATSHVVQWGNVDVWKVGPKVFAICGWSDGKDAFTFKVGEIAFEVLGGEPGIRPAPYLASRGMTWLQVYEASAMSDAMLKEHIEESYRLVVAGMTKKMREELGMLCGT